In a single window of the Ruminococcus albus 7 = DSM 20455 genome:
- a CDS encoding AAA family ATPase, translating to MRELKTKSCEEIMTTLYKPTVFAVEGLISQGLYILAGSPKAGKSWLALELCLAISKGEKLLERPTRQGTALYFCLEDSWQRIQSRLYELTDEPSEKLHFALKADTISDGLCEQIVKFKSEHDDLRLVVIDTLQMVRSETDNSYGSDYAELIPLKSLAEQLDISIVLVHHLRKAMDSDPFNMISGSTGLNGCVDGMLVLKKDKRCGGQAVLYATGRDIEDSELSLARKGARWLLTDEREDKPPDTFVFAVHDMMSEKEKLSATATELSAELENRFGMHLPSNMVSKKLMQHWQELNGYGIRFQIKRSHGKRWLELTYDRAGDSSDGRLLYPESCCPAGTRSVEKPLDTLSEQGDGSAVGDGKGREGDGSGSEYVLINGKRVPIVRMSFEDIVLRSATRLRQKI from the coding sequence TTGAGAGAACTGAAAACAAAATCCTGCGAGGAGATCATGACCACGCTGTACAAACCAACAGTGTTTGCAGTCGAAGGTCTCATCTCGCAGGGGCTGTACATTCTAGCAGGCTCGCCCAAGGCCGGAAAATCGTGGTTGGCTCTGGAACTTTGCCTTGCAATATCGAAAGGAGAAAAACTGCTGGAACGTCCGACACGGCAAGGTACGGCGCTGTATTTTTGTCTCGAAGACAGCTGGCAGAGGATACAAAGTCGGTTGTATGAACTGACCGATGAGCCATCGGAGAAGCTTCACTTTGCGCTGAAAGCGGATACTATCAGCGATGGTCTGTGCGAACAGATAGTAAAGTTCAAGTCGGAGCATGATGACCTGCGGCTGGTGGTCATCGATACGTTGCAGATGGTGCGGAGCGAAACGGACAACAGCTACGGCAGTGACTATGCTGAGTTGATACCGCTGAAATCTCTGGCTGAACAGCTTGACATAAGCATAGTTCTTGTTCATCATCTGCGTAAAGCGATGGACAGCGATCCGTTTAATATGATCTCGGGCAGCACTGGTCTGAATGGTTGCGTGGACGGTATGCTTGTTCTGAAAAAGGACAAGCGGTGCGGCGGGCAGGCTGTGCTGTATGCGACGGGTCGTGATATTGAAGACAGTGAATTGTCCCTTGCGAGAAAGGGCGCACGCTGGTTACTTACTGATGAACGTGAGGACAAGCCGCCCGATACTTTTGTGTTCGCAGTCCATGACATGATGTCGGAGAAAGAAAAGCTGTCAGCAACGGCGACCGAGTTGAGTGCAGAACTTGAAAACCGATTCGGTATGCACTTGCCAAGCAACATGGTCAGCAAGAAACTCATGCAGCACTGGCAGGAGTTGAATGGCTATGGTATACGATTCCAGATCAAACGCAGTCACGGAAAACGTTGGCTGGAGCTGACCTACGACCGAGCGGGTGACAGCAGTGACGGCAGGTTGCTGTACCCCGAGAGCTGCTGTCCAGCCGGCACCCGAAGTGTCGAAAAGCCTTTAGATACATTGTCTGAGCAGGGTGACGGCTCAGCTGTGGGTGACGGCAAAGGTCGTGAGGGTGACGGTTCAGGCAGTGAGTATGTACTCATCAACGGCAAGCGTGTACCTATCGTGAGAATGTCATTCGAGGATATTGTCCTTAGAAGTGCCACGAGATTAAGGCAAAAAATCTAA
- a CDS encoding IS110 family transposase, with protein sequence MIVVGIDVAKDKHDCFIVDSEGTVLFDVFTIPNTLDGFNILLDNIKSVTENFDIIKVGLEATGHYSYNLLGFLLNNGLPTYVLNPLHTNLYRKSLTLRKTKTDKADARVIASMLMSCVDLKPYTNTLYQSEELKSMTRYRFDKVSERAKLKTSVSRLVTILFPELEALVPSLHMKSVYTLLSEFPSAQHIANAHLTRLANLLSETSKGHYGKDKAIQIRGAARRSVGSVMPAKSLELRHTIKLIADLTEQIDEIETEIKKLVDATDTTLLTVPGLSYSTVAMILAEVGDFSNFATPDKVLAFAGMSPSTYQSGQLTNCYAKMEKRGSKYLRYALYNAAKFVCTWDKTFKDYLAKKRAEGKHYNVALSHAVKKLVRLIFALEKSHSPYQPVV encoded by the coding sequence ATGATCGTTGTTGGTATTGATGTGGCAAAGGACAAGCATGACTGCTTTATTGTTGATTCTGAAGGTACAGTACTCTTTGATGTGTTCACTATCCCAAACACTCTTGACGGCTTTAATATCCTGCTTGATAACATCAAGTCCGTTACCGAAAATTTTGACATAATAAAAGTAGGACTCGAGGCTACGGGACATTACAGCTACAATCTGTTGGGATTTCTGTTGAACAACGGCCTGCCAACCTACGTTCTGAACCCTTTGCACACTAATCTTTACCGAAAAAGCCTTACACTTCGTAAAACGAAGACAGACAAGGCAGATGCGCGCGTGATTGCTTCTATGCTAATGTCTTGCGTAGACCTAAAGCCCTACACAAATACATTATATCAGAGCGAAGAGCTAAAGTCAATGACCAGATACAGATTTGACAAGGTTTCCGAGCGTGCAAAGCTCAAGACCTCCGTATCAAGGCTTGTGACTATTCTCTTTCCCGAACTTGAAGCGCTCGTGCCTTCGCTGCACATGAAGTCTGTCTATACTCTTTTGAGCGAGTTTCCTTCAGCGCAGCATATCGCAAATGCTCACCTTACAAGGCTTGCCAATCTGCTTTCAGAGACTTCCAAAGGTCACTACGGCAAGGACAAAGCTATTCAGATCAGAGGTGCCGCAAGACGCTCTGTCGGCTCTGTAATGCCTGCAAAGTCGCTGGAACTCAGGCACACCATAAAGCTCATTGCTGACCTGACCGAGCAGATAGATGAGATAGAAACCGAGATAAAGAAGCTGGTCGATGCAACCGACACTACACTTCTGACCGTTCCCGGTCTCAGCTATTCAACTGTCGCTATGATCCTCGCAGAGGTCGGTGACTTTTCAAACTTCGCAACACCCGACAAAGTACTTGCATTTGCGGGAATGTCGCCCTCTACATACCAATCGGGACAGCTGACGAATTGTTATGCCAAGATGGAAAAGCGCGGCTCAAAGTATCTTCGCTATGCTCTCTACAACGCTGCCAAATTCGTCTGCACCTGGGACAAGACATTCAAAGATTATCTCGCCAAGAAGCGAGCCGAGGGCAAACATTACAATGTTGCATTATCTCACGCTGTCAAGAAACTCGTCAGACTCATTTTTGCTCTTGAAAAGTCTCATTCGCCATATCAGCCTGTTGTTTGA
- a CDS encoding AAA family ATPase, translating to MRELKTKSCEEIMTTLYKPTVFAVEGLISQGLYILAGSPKAGKSWLALELCLAISKGEKLLERPTRQGTALYFCLEDSWQRIQSRLYELTDEPSEKLHFALKADTISDGLCEQIVKFKSEHDDLRLVVIDTLQMVRSETDNSYGSDYAELIPLKSLAEQLDISIVLVHHLRKAMDSDPFNMISGSTGLNGCVDGMLVLKKDKRCGGQAVLYATGRDIEDSELSLARKGARWLLTDEREDKPPDTFVFAVHDMMSEKEKLSATATELSAELENRFGMHLPSNMVSKKLMQHWQELNGYGIRFQIKRSHGKRWLELTYDRAGDSSDGRLLYPESCCPAGTRSVEKPLDTLSEQGDGSAVGDGKGREGDGSGSEYVLINGKRVPIVRMSFEDIVLRSATRLRQKI from the coding sequence TTGAGAGAACTGAAAACAAAATCCTGCGAGGAGATCATGACCACGCTCTACAAGCCGACAGTGTTCGCAGTAGAGGGTCTCATCTCACAGGGACTGTACATTCTTGCAGGCTCACCCAAGGCCGGAAAATCGTGGTTGGCTCTGGAACTTTGCCTTGCAATATCGAAAGGAGAAAAACTGCTGGAACGTCCGACACGGCAAGGTACGGCGCTGTATTTTTGTCTCGAAGACAGCTGGCAGAGGATACAAAGTCGGTTGTATGAACTGACCGATGAGCCATCGGAGAAGCTTCACTTTGCGCTGAAAGCGGATACTATCAGCGATGGTCTGTGCGAACAGATAGTAAAGTTCAAGTCGGAGCATGATGACCTGCGGCTGGTGGTCATCGATACGTTGCAGATGGTGCGGAGCGAAACGGACAACAGCTACGGCAGTGACTATGCTGAGTTGATACCGCTGAAATCTCTGGCTGAACAGCTTGACATAAGCATAGTTCTTGTTCATCATCTGCGTAAAGCGATGGACAGCGATCCGTTTAATATGATCTCGGGCAGCACTGGTCTGAATGGTTGCGTGGACGGTATGCTTGTTCTGAAAAAGGACAAGCGGTGCGGCGGGCAGGCTGTGCTGTATGCGACGGGTCGTGATATTGAAGACAGTGAATTGTCCCTTGCGAGAAAGGGCGCACGCTGGTTACTTACTGATGAACGTGAGGACAAGCCGCCCGATACTTTTGTGTTCGCAGTCCATGACATGATGTCGGAGAAAGAAAAGCTGTCAGCAACGGCGACCGAGTTGAGTGCAGAACTTGAAAACCGATTCGGTATGCACTTGCCAAGCAACATGGTCAGCAAGAAACTCATGCAGCACTGGCAGGAGTTGAATGGCTATGGTATACGATTCCAGATCAAACGCAGTCACGGAAAACGTTGGCTGGAGCTGACCTACGACCGAGCGGGTGACAGCAGTGACGGCAGGTTGCTGTACCCCGAGAGCTGCTGTCCAGCCGGCACCCGAAGTGTCGAAAAGCCTTTAGATACATTGTCTGAGCAGGGTGACGGCTCAGCTGTGGGTGACGGCAAAGGTCGTGAGGGTGACGGTTCAGGCAGTGAGTATGTACTCATCAACGGCAAGCGTGTACCTATCGTGAGAATGTCATTCGAGGATATTGTCCTTAGAAGTGCCACGAGATTAAGGCAAAAAATCTAA
- the tnpC gene encoding IS66 family transposase: MSEPNMTSEIVSLRNENAVLKEELALANQQLAWFRKQIFGRKTEQTSVVMEKEFGVQLSMFGNNEEKSAAKSAETITVPEHKRKKKRTHDEWMNNLPVKEEHHKIDNPVCEICGAEMEELTPEKAYDELIFTPPKYHIRRHIVHKYKCPECGEKPEERDEPCHIIRAPYPHAMIPGSYCSPELLAHIIYEKYAKSVPLHRQEKDFNSKNIPLLKATMSNWVGTAAEKWCLPIVEKMHEMLIAGQMIHADETTVQVLHEEGRKPTTTSRMWVYCNGKMNDRSIIIFDYQPTRKGEHASNFLKGFIGYLICDGYDAYNAVEGAKRCGCMTHARRGFIQALPNDQKLHSTSVAAKAVEYFNKIYHEENLLADSSTEYRYKQRLVKVKPLLDEFFAWLENVQVSGKGKLTDAVRYALNERKYLYTFLENGDVPIDNNRAENAIRPFALGRKNWLFSNTANGARSSATLYSIISTAQANGVDAEKYLTELFSQPAGTILLPWREENET, encoded by the coding sequence ATGTCCGAACCAAATATGACATCGGAAATTGTATCGCTCCGTAATGAAAACGCTGTTCTCAAGGAAGAACTAGCACTTGCCAATCAGCAGTTAGCGTGGTTCAGAAAGCAGATATTCGGAAGAAAAACAGAGCAGACATCTGTTGTTATGGAAAAGGAGTTCGGTGTTCAGCTTTCCATGTTCGGAAACAATGAAGAAAAATCCGCAGCTAAATCTGCCGAAACAATTACTGTTCCCGAACACAAGCGCAAGAAAAAACGCACTCACGATGAATGGATGAACAATCTGCCTGTAAAAGAAGAACATCACAAAATTGACAACCCGGTATGCGAAATATGCGGCGCCGAAATGGAAGAACTGACTCCCGAAAAGGCTTACGATGAACTTATATTTACGCCGCCAAAATATCATATCCGCAGGCATATAGTACATAAGTACAAGTGTCCCGAGTGCGGAGAAAAGCCCGAAGAAAGGGACGAACCTTGTCATATCATCCGTGCGCCATATCCTCACGCTATGATCCCGGGAAGCTATTGCTCTCCCGAACTTCTGGCTCATATCATCTACGAAAAATATGCAAAGTCAGTACCTCTGCACCGTCAGGAAAAGGACTTTAATTCCAAAAACATACCTCTGCTCAAAGCGACTATGTCTAATTGGGTAGGCACTGCTGCCGAAAAATGGTGTTTGCCGATTGTGGAGAAAATGCATGAGATGCTTATCGCAGGGCAGATGATCCATGCCGATGAAACGACCGTTCAGGTGCTTCACGAGGAAGGCCGAAAGCCTACCACGACATCAAGAATGTGGGTCTACTGCAACGGCAAAATGAATGACAGGAGCATCATCATTTTCGATTATCAGCCGACACGAAAGGGTGAGCACGCCTCGAATTTCCTGAAAGGATTTATCGGCTATCTTATCTGTGACGGATACGATGCCTACAATGCAGTCGAGGGTGCTAAGCGATGCGGCTGTATGACTCATGCAAGGCGTGGTTTTATTCAGGCTCTTCCGAACGACCAAAAGCTGCACAGCACTTCTGTTGCGGCAAAGGCAGTAGAATATTTCAACAAGATATATCACGAAGAAAATCTGCTTGCCGACAGCTCCACAGAATACAGATATAAACAGCGCCTTGTGAAGGTAAAGCCTTTGCTTGACGAGTTTTTTGCGTGGCTTGAAAATGTTCAGGTCAGTGGTAAGGGCAAGCTGACAGATGCAGTAAGATATGCGTTGAATGAACGGAAATATCTTTACACGTTTCTTGAAAACGGAGACGTGCCTATCGACAACAACAGAGCCGAAAACGCAATAAGACCGTTTGCGTTAGGCCGAAAAAATTGGCTGTTTTCAAATACAGCAAACGGAGCCAGATCAAGTGCAACGCTGTATTCGATCATTTCAACTGCACAGGCGAACGGTGTTGATGCTGAGAAATACCTGACCGAGCTGTTTTCACAGCCTGCGGGGACGATATTATTACCATGGAGGGAAGAAAATGAAACTTAG
- a CDS encoding BspA family leucine-rich repeat surface protein → MKVKKLLAIALSLCMLYGEASYGVPFIKQSITAQAATSDNGCYSFNATTGELTLSGVVDKDTLSEFKRSINIKTDIKSVVAKNGTVLPENCSYLFSYLENCTSIDLSKADTSNVKKMSFMFSRCYNLTSLNIRNFDTSNVTSMGQMFSYCSNLTSVDVSSFDTSKVTDMVAMFTSSGLTSLDLSGFNTSNVTNMTQMFKNCTKLTSVDVSSFDTSNVTNMIQMFDSCYALTSLDVSGFDTSKVTSMGAMFFNCYNLTTLDVSGFDTGKVTSMGNMFYFCDKLTKLDVSGFDTSNATTTRGMFYFCQSLTTLDVSGFDTSKVTDMREMFYFCNGLTSLDLRRFDTSKVTNMSGMFFYCKNLTTLDVSGFDTSKVTDMREMFYSCHDLTSLDLRRFDTSNVTDLKSMFYGCKDLTSLDLSSFDTSSATNMTDMFKDCKKLKSLTLGINFRNIPEKAALRNGYGWIKRIPKLKHVSGNGEYAVIDNDGYNTYYLFEAYQPTYPTKIKYEYNEQYHQVKFTWNKILLAEKYGILVYLAGKWRIQTQDIPATTTSYTTPENSILSSSTYYVAIAAKVNGKWDTANAIKNYLTIKITKDGLLDSDGDGIPDDEDEFPLTPLTEDEKTVIEFFNSAEKFEIYYLSKFCTRFDATPIQCITYINVFRQYADYDVDGVQQGLKDIGLVCDIDSLKFYYGEYCNYKNGTSWAEIQAHGYEEWYVCYHWFLAEWMWGVSAQLLQDAYKVPKDVEENVKFDFSVFDDTFDVESYIIDNQKRSTTHPSNLKYEPYGAPFSNKKSWGDMGEKQAAEHLAENGYDVEMLPEVYKEVDGKIIGNGYGKDIKTNPDCRIEGKVYDIYSPSTQNLTTIKKEVLKKSRQQTSNVVLNLNNPEKYFDDGTLVSDWQSVDEIVKMFKYNSNNSLNELDELIILYNEEVLYAYVR, encoded by the coding sequence ATGAAAGTAAAAAAATTATTAGCGATAGCATTGTCATTATGTATGCTATACGGCGAAGCAAGCTATGGTGTTCCGTTTATAAAACAGAGCATAACTGCGCAGGCAGCAACTTCTGATAATGGTTGTTATTCTTTCAATGCAACAACAGGTGAACTTACACTTAGCGGTGTGGTGGACAAAGACACCTTATCCGAATTTAAACGTTCAATTAATATTAAGACTGATATTAAATCTGTTGTAGCTAAAAATGGAACTGTCCTTCCTGAAAATTGTAGCTATCTATTTTCATACTTAGAAAATTGTACTTCTATCGACCTTTCAAAGGCGGATACAAGCAATGTTAAAAAAATGAGTTTCATGTTCTCACGTTGTTACAACCTAACATCACTTAACATTAGGAACTTCGATACAAGCAATGTTACAAGCATGGGTCAAATGTTCTCTTATTGTTCCAATCTGACTTCAGTTGATGTTAGCAGTTTTGATACAAGCAAGGTTACAGATATGGTTGCTATGTTCACTAGTTCCGGACTGACATCACTCGATTTAAGCGGTTTTAATACAAGTAATGTTACAAATATGACACAAATGTTCAAAAATTGTACAAAATTGACTTCAGTCGATGTTAGCAGTTTTGATACAAGTAATGTTACAAATATGATACAAATGTTTGATTCTTGTTACGCTTTGACTTCACTTGATGTAAGCGGTTTTGATACAAGCAAGGTTACAAGTATGGGTGCTATGTTCTTTAATTGTTATAATCTTACCACACTTGATGTAAGTGGTTTTGATACAGGCAAAGTAACATCTATGGGAAATATGTTCTACTTTTGTGACAAACTGACCAAACTTGATGTAAGCGGATTTGATACAAGTAATGCTACAACTACAAGAGGTATGTTCTATTTCTGCCAAAGTTTAACCACACTTGATGTTAGCGGATTTGATACAAGCAAAGTAACGGATATGAGAGAAATGTTCTATTTCTGTAATGGCTTAACTTCACTTGATTTGCGCAGATTTGATACAAGCAAAGTAACAAACATGAGTGGTATGTTCTTTTACTGTAAAAATTTAACCACACTTGATGTTAGCGGATTTGATACAAGCAAAGTAACGGATATGAGAGAAATGTTCTATTCCTGTCATGACTTAACTTCACTTGATTTGCGCAGATTTGATACAAGCAATGTTACAGATCTGAAATCTATGTTCTATGGCTGTAAAGACCTTACCAGCCTGGATCTAAGCAGTTTTGATACAAGCAGTGCTACAAATATGACCGATATGTTCAAAGATTGCAAAAAGCTTAAATCACTTACTCTTGGCATAAATTTCAGAAATATACCAGAAAAAGCTGCTCTTCGAAACGGTTATGGCTGGATTAAAAGAATTCCAAAATTGAAACATGTCAGCGGTAACGGAGAATATGCCGTTATTGATAATGATGGTTATAACACTTACTATCTTTTCGAAGCATATCAACCCACATATCCTACCAAAATCAAATACGAATACAACGAACAATATCACCAGGTAAAATTTACATGGAATAAGATATTACTTGCTGAAAAATACGGCATACTTGTATATCTTGCAGGCAAGTGGAGAATACAGACACAGGATATCCCTGCTACGACCACAAGCTACACTACTCCAGAGAATTCCATATTATCCAGTTCGACTTACTATGTTGCTATCGCTGCAAAGGTAAACGGTAAGTGGGATACAGCAAACGCTATCAAAAATTATTTGACAATCAAAATTACTAAGGATGGTTTGTTAGATTCGGATGGCGATGGAATACCAGATGATGAGGATGAATTTCCATTAACACCATTAACTGAAGATGAGAAAACTGTAATAGAGTTTTTTAATTCTGCTGAAAAATTTGAAATCTATTATTTATCAAAATTCTGTACTCGATTCGATGCTACCCCAATTCAATGTATTACATACATTAATGTGTTCAGACAATATGCTGATTATGATGTCGATGGCGTACAGCAAGGTCTTAAAGATATTGGTTTAGTATGTGATATAGATTCATTGAAATTTTATTATGGCGAATATTGTAATTACAAAAATGGAACCTCTTGGGCAGAAATACAGGCACATGGTTACGAAGAATGGTATGTTTGTTATCATTGGTTTTTAGCTGAGTGGATGTGGGGAGTCTCTGCGCAATTGTTACAAGATGCTTATAAAGTCCCCAAAGACGTAGAAGAAAACGTAAAATTTGACTTTAGCGTATTTGATGATACTTTTGATGTTGAAAGCTATATAATTGATAATCAAAAAAGATCAACAACACATCCTTCAAATCTAAAATATGAACCATACGGAGCTCCATTTTCTAATAAGAAGTCTTGGGGAGATATGGGCGAAAAGCAAGCGGCTGAACATCTTGCGGAAAATGGATATGATGTAGAAATGCTACCAGAGGTTTACAAAGAAGTAGATGGTAAAATAATCGGAAATGGTTATGGTAAAGATATCAAAACTAATCCAGATTGTAGAATAGAAGGAAAAGTATACGATATCTATTCCCCTTCCACCCAAAATTTAACAACTATAAAAAAAGAAGTACTAAAGAAATCTAGGCAGCAGACATCTAATGTAGTGTTAAATTTAAATAATCCAGAAAAATATTTTGATGATGGAACTTTAGTATCAGATTGGCAAAGCGTAGATGAAATAGTTAAAATGTTCAAATATAACTCTAATAATAGTTTAAATGAATTAGATGAGTTGATTATTCTATACAACGAAGAAGTGCTCTATGCATATGTAAGATAA
- a CDS encoding tyrosine-type recombinase/integrase, producing the protein MHGKQMVRFRTWKPPENMSVKQAEKEVQRIAILFEEECAHGQVTAAVKFQKVIEMWATEYAELNHRSTTLQREHLIADRVIPALGHLRIDKITARDIQKFINSLAKPGANKRNGKPLSQKTMRHHLSFISSIFEYAIRLDMVNTNPCSKVMIPKIDASGKAYKKPEKHIYTKEQAREFMKILREAPMKYKVFFTLAIYTGCRRGELLGIEWKNIDFERGTVKIDHTSNYTADKGIYSDATKTERSTRMVDLPPAVIGLLKAYKHDQDSYKANLGDEWQEHDRLFTKWDGQPMHPNTPYTWLMRECERRNFPFYGLHSFRHFFASVEIEAGVDPTTVAAMLGHSTPVTTMSTYSHYFAESKRRASNIMAEVIEGKEAG; encoded by the coding sequence GTGCACGGAAAGCAGATGGTTCGGTTCAGGACATGGAAACCACCTGAAAATATGTCTGTCAAACAAGCTGAAAAAGAGGTACAGCGCATTGCGATACTGTTCGAGGAGGAGTGCGCGCATGGTCAGGTGACTGCGGCTGTCAAGTTCCAGAAAGTAATTGAGATGTGGGCGACCGAATATGCTGAACTCAATCACCGCAGTACGACACTTCAGCGTGAACATCTCATTGCAGACAGGGTCATTCCTGCGCTGGGACATCTGCGCATAGACAAGATAACTGCGCGGGACATTCAGAAATTCATCAACTCACTTGCAAAGCCGGGTGCAAACAAGCGCAACGGAAAACCGCTGTCGCAAAAGACAATGCGGCATCATTTATCTTTCATCTCATCCATATTCGAGTATGCGATAAGGCTGGACATGGTGAATACAAATCCGTGTTCAAAAGTCATGATACCTAAAATAGATGCAAGCGGGAAAGCGTACAAGAAACCCGAGAAGCACATCTACACAAAAGAACAGGCACGTGAGTTCATGAAGATTCTTCGTGAAGCGCCGATGAAATACAAGGTGTTTTTCACACTGGCTATATACACGGGTTGCAGGCGTGGAGAACTGCTTGGCATCGAATGGAAGAATATTGATTTTGAACGTGGCACTGTAAAGATCGACCACACTTCAAACTACACTGCAGACAAGGGTATATACTCCGATGCGACAAAGACAGAGAGATCCACGCGGATGGTCGATCTTCCGCCTGCTGTCATCGGTCTGCTGAAAGCATACAAGCATGATCAGGATAGCTACAAAGCCAATCTCGGAGACGAGTGGCAGGAACACGACCGCCTGTTCACAAAATGGGACGGTCAGCCCATGCATCCGAACACGCCATACACATGGCTGATGCGAGAGTGTGAACGCAGGAATTTCCCATTCTATGGACTTCACAGCTTCAGGCATTTCTTTGCATCGGTCGAGATCGAAGCAGGAGTTGATCCGACCACAGTTGCTGCAATGTTAGGTCACAGCACGCCTGTGACTACGATGTCTACTTACAGTCATTACTTCGCAGAGAGCAAGCGCAGGGCGAGCAATATTATGGCGGAGGTAATCGAGGGGAAAGAAGCTGGCTAA
- the tnpB gene encoding IS66 family insertion sequence element accessory protein TnpB (TnpB, as the term is used for proteins encoded by IS66 family insertion elements, is considered an accessory protein, since TnpC, encoded by a neighboring gene, is a DDE family transposase.) — protein sequence MLNDLAADAQVYLVTGYTDLRRGIDGLATIVQAQLRLDPFSKALFLFCGRRCDRIKGLLWEGDGFLLLYKRLDNGRFQWPRSETEAVMLTSQQIRWLLEGLKIEQPKAIREGKPGALY from the coding sequence ATGCTGAATGATCTGGCAGCGGACGCACAGGTCTATCTTGTTACGGGATACACCGACCTTCGACGCGGGATAGACGGACTTGCGACTATCGTTCAGGCTCAGCTTCGACTTGACCCGTTCTCGAAAGCATTGTTTTTGTTCTGCGGCAGACGTTGTGACCGCATCAAAGGTCTGCTGTGGGAGGGCGATGGTTTTCTGCTGTTGTACAAGCGCCTTGACAACGGAAGATTCCAGTGGCCGCGCAGTGAGACCGAAGCAGTAATGCTCACATCTCAGCAAATTCGCTGGCTTCTGGAAGGCTTGAAAATAGAGCAGCCGAAGGCTATCCGTGAGGGAAAGCCGGGGGCGCTGTATTAA
- a CDS encoding helix-turn-helix domain-containing protein has translation MAETKTENKITMLTIKEAAALVDGLTEYRIREMCRSGELPCFKAGKKYLINKEILHKYLNGELVVR, from the coding sequence ATGGCTGAAACCAAAACAGAAAATAAAATAACTATGCTAACGATAAAAGAAGCTGCTGCACTTGTGGACGGACTAACAGAGTACCGCATCCGCGAGATGTGCAGGTCGGGTGAACTGCCTTGCTTCAAAGCGGGCAAAAAATATCTGATCAACAAAGAGATACTGCACAAATACCTGAACGGCGAGTTAGTGGTTCGGTAG
- the tnpA gene encoding IS66 family insertion sequence element accessory protein TnpA: MDKTTSITTIKKEMQLQEWSAQIKAQQASGLTIREWCKEKGIKPNTYYNRLRKVREKYIENSPTIVPVSVPCSNENIRIEKNGLQISLPADISADTLTALVHELC; encoded by the coding sequence ATGGACAAAACAACATCCATCACAACAATCAAAAAAGAAATGCAGCTTCAGGAATGGTCTGCGCAGATCAAAGCACAGCAGGCAAGCGGTCTGACGATCCGGGAATGGTGCAAAGAAAAAGGGATCAAGCCAAACACGTATTACAACCGCCTAAGAAAAGTTCGTGAAAAGTATATCGAAAATTCTCCGACCATCGTTCCTGTATCAGTTCCTTGCTCAAACGAAAATATCCGCATTGAGAAAAACGGACTTCAAATATCTCTTCCGGCAGATATATCTGCGGACACTCTGACCGCTTTGGTGCATGAGCTATGCTGA
- the tnpA gene encoding IS66 family insertion sequence element accessory protein TnpA — MQNKTTEIATIRQAVRLQEWTAQIEAQQASGLTIRECCKENGIKPNTYYNRFYRLIMLISNLPWRSKYARNS; from the coding sequence ATGCAGAATAAAACAACAGAGATCGCAACGATCAGACAGGCAGTACGCCTGCAGGAATGGACTGCACAGATTGAAGCGCAACAGGCAAGCGGTCTGACGATCCGGGAATGTTGCAAAGAAAACGGTATCAAGCCCAACACGTATTACAACCGCTTTTATCGATTGATTATGTTAATTTCAAATTTACCATGGAGGTCAAAATATGCACGAAATAGTTGA